The Serinus canaria isolate serCan28SL12 chromosome Z, serCan2020, whole genome shotgun sequence genomic interval AATGCCCTCTCTCTTGTAGCCCTCGAGCAGCTCCTCGCTGTCCCAAATGCGCATGGAACCGCCCACGATCTCACCCACGTTGGGCATCAGCACGTCCACCTGCAGTGCACCACAGCACGGCCCGCTTACAGCCGAGCCACCTCACCAGGCACGGCCCAGACAGCcccaacaaaacccagcagggaCTCTCCAAGGGATTCCTACAGGCATTCCTGGAGCACCCATGCCCTCACACATCGCCACTGCTCCAAGCTAccccagcaggaaaaaggaCTCACCGACTCGGTGAGGCGCGAGTCATCGCTGCAGCGCTGCATGTAGAAGGACTTGATCTCTGCAGGGAAGCGGCACAGCAGGATGGGCTCGTTAATGGTGTCTGTCATCAGCCTCTCGGGAGCTTCGGGAATGTCCTAGGGTCAGAGCAGGCTTTATTCTTACTCAGCACCAAAACTATGCCCATACACAAGTCCCACATGAAGCGGGCATGAAATGAGACAGTTTCACACTGCACATGTCCACGCTTTCATCCTAACGTACCTAAATTCTTATAACAAACTTActttagaagaaataaaaacccacatgtctggggaaaaaaaaaatctgttccatTAAAATTCAAGTCTCCCCAAGATACAAGAATATAAGACAGAAAACCgaggggaagaaaaatcctggctATGCTGTCAAGTTTTCCTGAGCTCCTTCAAAGAACTGTCTCACATGCTGGAGAAGTGTGGCCAGGGAACTGATGAGAGGTGACCACACAGGTTTTTATGCCAATGTTGAAGGACATCAGGTCAAATCCCAACCCACAGCTGCACTCCTACAGGACATtactccagctcccagcagaacaTACCTCCCCAAACTCATAGTAAGTGCCATCTTCCTTCTTCACATCATGTTCCTTCAGCCACTCAATGGCTTCAGCATAGTTCATGCGTCGGAAGGGACGTTTGGGGGGCTGGAAACCCTGGGGATAAGAGCAAAGACAGGTGCAGGAGCACCATTTTAAAAGGGATACTTTTCTAGCTGATCAGCACATCCACGACCTTTCCCAGCTCACATACCATCAAATTGTCACTTAAATTAAGCTCAGTACTATAAAGCTAGAACCAAACACAACCATCTCAAGCCCAGTAAATCCTGGGAGGAAAGATAAGGAAGTATTTCCAGAGCTTTAAGCTCCATGTTCCAGGGGAGGAACTGAAACACCACTTGTTTCATCACTCCCTCATGCTCCATTAGCAAGCACCAGCTGGTCAATATCCAATCTCTAGGATGGAGGGTTTTATTCCACTGGCACAGCACATGCTTCCATAAATcctggcacactgctggcttcTGGAGCACACTAGCAGGGAACATCTTCCCCCACAGTTCCCTGCTTTGGTCTTTACCAGCCTTGCagttttttcattcttattaTGTGTAATATTCTTCTTGCCATTACAAATAGTAAGTAAGCTCACTGCCTTGCCCTGCATCTCCCAAAGGAATGTGCTGAGTAGGAAAGGCTTAAGGCTATTTTCTTGGCTGATCCCATTGCTGCTGCCTACCGGGTTGAGGTCGTACAGTAAGCTCGCTGCAGGTGATTTCAAGACTCTGTCTACGACATCACACACCAAGTTCTCCAGACGGTCCAACAAATCCTCAAAACTTATAAAAGGACATTCAGCTTCAATGTGAGTGTACCTGGAACAAAGGCACAGCATTGCAAAGTCACATACAAGCAACACATCTTTAGCTATGAAACAAACTCATAGAAAAAACCTTCAACCCAAGCCCTTTTACTCCCACACCATAAAGGAAATCAAGctgtttgaaaagaaacaaggaCGACTGTCCGTACTCTGCCAAGTGCCTGCGCGTCCTGGACTGCTCAGCTCTGTAGGACTGAGCAATACAAAAGACatctcccagagctggcaggcaggTCTCCAGGTAGAGCTGGGATGACTGGGTCAGGTATGCCTCTTCACCAAAGTAATCCAGCTTGAAGAGGGTGGAGCCTCCCTCCACCTGCGTCTGCACTAAGGTAGGCGGTGTGACCTGTAGGAGAACAGGGCTGTCACTGCTTGGGTGAAGAACTGAGCACATGGATGAGTCAGGGCACTAGAGCAGTCACTTGCTGACCAGGGAACACACACTTACTTCATAGTATCCATTGGCAAAGAAGTGATCCCTGAAGGCCTGCACGACCATGGAGCGCACCTTGAAGATTTTGGACATGTTCTCACCTCGAATCATCATGTGCCTGTTGTTGAGCTGCACGTCCACCTCTGAGTCCTCGTTGAGCAGATTGtcagcccctcctgctggggCCAGGCCGATGAGCTCCCAGTAAtcacagctcagctcgtggCCTCCTGGAGCCTGCCAAGGGAGAGAAACCAACACTGGGGAAAAAGTCCACTGCTTGCCTTTTGGATGTCTTTTCACAAGGGCTTGGGGTGatgggacaagggggaatggcttcccatgGGCTGAGGGCAGGGTAGATGGGAAAtcaggaattcttccctgtgagggtggtaaggccctggcacagggtgcccagagcagctgtggctgcctcacctctggcagtgcccaaggccaggctggatggggcttggaacaatctgggatagtgggaggcgtccctgccatggcaggggctggtaCTGGATGGGCCATAAGGTCCTTCCACCAAACAGCTGTGACCGTTCTGCTCTCACTAGCTCCCCCGTGTGGTCACAGCCGCCTTCCACCCCGACAAACGGCATTCGTAGTTCCACCTCTAAGTTGAACTAAAACCATTTTAGTTCACTGCAATTTTCAGGgtagaaatgcagattttcaaaGGCTAAACCACAGATCTTTACCAAAATGTGACAGTGGGGGCTCACATTTCCTAACCTTGGGTCCAGCCTACAAACACACCTCAGTAAAAGAGATGTGAAAAAATTCTTAGcctcacaaaataaaaactgaataaacCTGTTCAGGAAAGTGAAACCACGCCATTTACTTAACATAGCTCTTCATGTTATAGTCTAGGAGTTGTCTATCAGTGGAAAATTGTTTCAGGCAGAAGCAAAACAGTCCCACAGTTCACTGGACAGCACAGCTTTGGGAGCTTTGTTCTTTCTCTAGCCCTAATTCCCTCTGAAATAATCCAATGGTTCCAACCAGCTCTGCTTGTGCCTCCCTCAGGACACCAATGACcgtgagggaggaggagaagctgaggagcTCCTGTACCTGCttgccctggggcaggaggttCAGCGTGCCGTACACCACCACGCTGCTCTCCGTGGACAGCACCAGCCCGTTGTAGCACTGGCACTGCAGCGAGACAGACAAAGGCACAGGTAAGCAAGATTTTATTCCTCACTTTCCTACAGCATCCACTGGAACCACACATTAGCACACAGTCACTGCTGAACAGCTCTCACACTGACAAACTGCAGTGACATACAATTTAACAGTAACACAACTGAGTCAATAGGTTGAGGAGAACTTAAAAACATCTACATAAGTGAACACCAGATGAGGTATGAACTCTTCAATTAATGACAGAACACAATCATCACAACTTACCAGCTCATCAGAAAGGACACACTGAAGGAACCCTGTGCCATCTCTCAGCACAATAAACATCAGATTTTTCCCTAGttaaaaagagaaggaatttgGTTTCACTATGAGCAGGTGCTGGTTAGCTCCTCATTTGACAAGACTAGTTTAAAACACAGTTGAGGAAATTCTGCAGGGCTAGCCTCCAAACTGAAAATCCCATAGGATTTGAACTAAAAAATGTCTGTATGTCCACACATTAGGGGAAACTGTCAGTGTTGCAGTGATCATTGAGATCAACCAAAGAAGGCACCTGACTGGTTAAAAAATTGAGACCAGCTGCTGTCAGACTCATTCTGTGTCCAAATTTTGAAGGCCACTGTACTTGTTCTATCTCCCTGCACGGGCTAAACAATGCTTGTGCTTTACCTTGCCTCCGTAACCTGTGGATCCAGCCAAAAATCTTCACTCTCTGCCCTCTGTAAGCCTCCAGGGCATTGATCTTCACCTGAGAGGCAGGGAATAAAAGCCATTAAGTAGGGGAATGGTTCAGCACCTCTTAGAGTTCATCCAGaccccaccccagagcagcacaatcTCTGTGCTGACCACATGCCAAGGCACAGGATCATACTCACACACTTGGGCTCTGGAAGACTGGGATCATTCTTGATAACAACCTTCTTGGCTTCCTCCAGGTTCTTCTCTCTTCTCAAGAGATCTTCTGCCTGGTTGGAATAAAATTACTTATGAAATAGCTGTAACCAGGCCAGTAGTAAATAACATGTGAAACAACAGCACCAGTAAGGAACAACCTGCAGCTTTTTCAGAGGGGCAGGAATAATGATGACACTGTAATGTTTTTGGAAAACAATGGTGCTCTGTTCCTTTTGCAACCtacctccttcttctccttagcttcatttttcatctgttcCCTGTGCCATAGCTTTTTGACATTCTTCATCTGTGATTTGGAAATGATGGCCCATCTCTAAAGAATTCAAGGAGAGAGCAAGAGACAGCAGATTACATTGTGTCCCTTCACACCAAGACACAGTAAATAATTCCCACTAGGAAACCCTTCAATGCCACAGCacctcattttctttttgggaATCCACATAAATTGTAGGAAATGgctcttttcctgctgtcatCAATGCctaaaaagcagggaaaaataaccaaaaatgAACCAAAATCGTCCTTACAGAGCCTAAGCAGGCACCTTGCTCCCGCTCAGGTTGCAAAAACAGATATGAAactcacatttaaaaatacaagggCCATCACTTGCCCCAGAACACACTCCACACTGCCAAACAAAGCATGTGTTTTACACACTCACCTTCAACACGGTCTTGAATGGTTTCTTTTGCGTTCCATCACCAGTGGAGTCGTTGCCCTCTCGTTCAGACACATACAGCTCTTCTGGGATACATGACAAATACGGGCaattactcaaaaaaaaaatcattaaaaagaaaatggacaCAACACGGATGTGTCCCCGCTCACTGCAGGGGGCTGGAAGAGGTCATCgttaaaggtctcttccaacacaaCCCTTTCTATTATACCGAATCTTGATGGTTATCAGCAGTGATAAACCTTCAAATGCACCACCTGGTCACTCAAGATAAGAATTATAtcatatatttcatttaaaaaaccaatCCATGCAGTGCGTTCGCTAAAATCTCAAGGGTTCCCGAGGTACCGAACCCCCGGGAGCCACCGGCTGCACATCGGGACCCAGAAGGAGCAGCCCTTCCCGGGCACAGCCATGAGCAGGTAAGCAGGGAGACGGGGCCTGGGACCAGCCAGGAACCGAAACGAGAAACGCAGCGACCCCTCCCGTGCCCGGGgagggcccggcccggcccggcgggccCGGCGCTGCGGCCGCTCCCGGTGCGCCCCCCCAGCGCAGCGCTGCCGGGCCCGCCGGGACACCGAGGATCAGGGGATGGGGGCCGGGGTGCGGGGCCGGGTCCCCGGGCTCTCACCGAGGGCCAGCGCCGCCGTCCTGCCCAGCACGTCCCCCGCCATGGCCGCGGCGCAGGAACTGCATCACGGGCGGGCTGAGCCAACGCGCCGCCGCCTTGCGTCAGCCGgcccgccctgccctgccctgcccttccgCTCCCTTCCCTTCCGCACACGGGCGGGGCAAAGCCGGCCGCTCCTGCCCGCCAGGTGCTGACACGTCGGCGTGCTCCAGTCTAATCCCTGCACTCAGGGCAAGGAAGTATACTATCGGatatttatttgcattacaCTTTTGAAATGTACATTCCGTTGAATGAGAACTGTAGGTCATAGTTTTTACTATAAAACCATTTCAATAATTAGCTTTGCTTCGGAAGGGGGAAGTAGATAAAAGTGAAACATTCAAACACCTCTAAAATCTATCTCAGTAATTAGCCTTACTTCAGAAGGGGGAAGTAGATAAAAGTGAAACATTCAAACACCTCTATAAAACCATTTCAATAATTAGCTTTACTTCGGACGGGGGAAATAGATAAAAGTGAAACATTCAAACACCTCAACTCGAGTAAAGAATGTGCAAATATAAAGAGACTCATAAAACCACTTTTTACACTGCAAGAACTGAGGCACCAGCAACTGAAATACATTGCAATGAAAGTGACTCGTTATCCATCACTGACTGTGTCCAGAACTGAAATGAATAGCTTGTGCCAGCTCTAGGGGCAGCTTCCAGAGCTGAGATCTATCCTGATTGCTTATCCAATCTGACACTGGCTGGAGTTTTACCACCAAAgacatcccagcccagctgtgacagctccGATGGGAGCATCCAGGGCTCTCTCCAGGGCCAAGCACCCCATGTGCCATCATGTCTGAGCAGTTAATGAAATGGAGCACACAAGCAAATTCGCTTTCAATGACAAGGATGAAATGTAGATACAGTTTTATACCAGCATAGtattaaaaagtgaaaagtcTGCAATTCCAGGCATCACTAAAAACAGACACTGCTGGGTTTCCAATCCCAGCACGTGTATCCTTCACACAAAGATCAGTAGTTCCACAGAGAACTCTTGGCTTTTCTGTGCTCTCAGGAGTCCAAACCCAGAAACTTCTGTGATAAGACATAAAAAACTTCACATGCTCATGCCAGGTGGTTAAACAAGATCCTGAGTTTGTCCGGAACAGTTTCGTGCGGTCGCTGTGCCAAACAGCCCCTGGCCAGCCGGCGGTCCCTCAGCTGGTGTCCCGCGTGTCCCCGGAGCCCGGGCCGGCGGCCAGCACGGCGTCCAGCGGGGCGCGCCGCTTGCGGATGCTGCGCCCCGAGGCGATCAGGTCGGCGTAGCCGCGCTGGTGCGAGAAGGCGTAGGCGGAGCGGCGGGCGGACACACCGCGGCGGAACGCGCTCTGCCGCCGcttccactgctgctcctccagcaggtACTTCCGACGGTTCCTCTGGATCTGCACGCACGCAAACACACCGCGGGTCGTGCATTAGGCATCGTCGCCACAGCTGATCTGTTTTCGTAGCTGTGTGCTGCctcaaggcagagcagaagtAGCCACATCTATCCCCTATACTCTTGACATGTAACCCTGGAACTCGAGGCCAGCCTAAATTAAACACAAACTGGGGCCCTCAGCAGCCTCATGGGGTCTCAGTGGCACCACCAGATCTCAGCCAGgcacaagaggaaacagcccccactgagctgctgcctcaggccagccctgcagccactcCTCCACCGACAGGACCCAAGCCaggcctgtgctgctctctgaaggGCACCATCACTTACTTGTCTCTAACATTATcataaaatcccagaatggcttgggttggaagggaccttaatgcccatctcatcccaccccctgccttgggcagggacaccttccactagcccacAGCTTAGCACTGACACCAGCCCCTGTAAATAAACACCTGCCACATTCACCCAAAAAACAGATTTCACTCACTTTGTCACTCTCTGAAGGCCAGATTGTCATGGATAGAAAGCGCTGTGCCACTACAGGCAGTAAGCAAATGGCAATGGATAAAATCATGGTAAGCCAAAGGTATGGCTGCCGCAGAGCATTCGGAGCAGTTCCTGGGAATAAAAGGAGCAAAAGTTAATTTGTGACAAAGCTACATCAGACAGGACTGAGAACCACAAAGCACCAGGACTGACCTGTGAACTGAAAGACAGAAGGGAAGAGAACATGGATTCCGGCACTATGAAAGTCAAATGTGATCCCAAAGTAAAGTGCAATACTCCCAAATACTGAAAAAGCATTAACAAAAGTCCAGTAAGACGTATCCAGGCCAatctaaaagcaaacaaaagtgCCAAATGAGTTTCTTAATTCCAAATAATGTCAACTACTTCTTACATGTTGTTACTTTTCTAGTAGAGAAATTTGAATAGTGAGCAGAAAGTGTTCTCAGAACACCAAAGCTCAGGGAACCAAGCTTACTTGCCTGAAAATTGACAACAAATATCAGAGAGgatgctgctgtgacagcaaagGACTGATAATCTGCAGGGGCTTCTCCATCTTCTCCCATAGATTTAAGGTAGGCTCCATACGGGATGAAGAAGATGATCAGTGAAGTTAGAGCTCCATGGAGCAAACTTATAAAGAACTTCTTGTAGTTGAAAAGTAAATCTCTCTGGCCCAAAACATAAAGTCTGGGGAACCGAAGGCTCAGTTTGTCACTCACATCCttaataaagaggaaaaagaaaaagaaagttgtgAATTGTTGGTTGTTCTCAGCCTGAGCTTTGGAGAGTGAGAAGCTGAACTATACAGTGTCCCAAAGGGAATGGCAGAtccctttctctttccaatAGCAGGGATTTGCACAGAGTAATGCAAAAGGAAGACATTCTTACAagccacaaaaccaaacccctctTGTTTCATGGAAAACCAGTGTAACTTAAGGATGTGGTGATAGGTGCCTTTGGATTCATCTGTTGTAACAACATGGGGATACCTGGTCGAGCAAGCCGACGAGCAGGACCGGGAGGCTGGAATACAGCACGTTGTACAGTGTGATGAACCAGTCCTCATAGGCTGTCTGCAACACAGGGGGAATTGCAGGACTTGgtgatttcattttattacatCCTTCCCCTCCAGTTCCTGACAAAACTCACATGTGCTCTACTACAGCTTTAAGTTCCCTGTCTCGCTGTTcacccaaaggcagcagcaccttggctCAAGGCTCTGCTGAAGCTCTTTAGTCTGTGTTAAGCTGCCCCACTCCTTCCAAATCTTCCTCCCTGTACAACAGTGATCCTGACTTTAGTGCTCTGGAATCGTACCTGCTTGTAACCAACTCGCTCAGTACTCATCACATCCTCTCGCAGAAATCACTGGTGACAACTTCACATTCCTGACACTTCCCAGGTTAAGCCTTTGCTGTTCCACACTGACAGAAGCATCTGCTTATTGTTATCCCACATGAGCACACCTTCCTACCTGGGCAGAGAAGCCATTGAAGAAGGAGTACCAGATGTGGACCAGCGTGAAAGCGAAGTTTTTGTAGAAGAAGTATCTCAGAAACTTGCACATCCTGATGTACGACCAGCGCCCGTGGACCAGCAGCAGGCGCTGGAGGTAGCGGAACTGTCCGAAGGAGTAGTCACTCGACATGACAGCCTGCATGCCCTCCTGGCCACTGATCCCAACTCCAATGTGGGCAGCTGGGTGAGGGAGACAAACACCACACACTAGGttggacagagggacaggaacaTGACCAGGGCCATTTCTACTGCCACCTGGACTGTCTCTCAGTGCTTGTTCTGTCAGAATGCACCTGGGAAATTTGACCAAAGGAGAACCAAGTGATGAGACAGAGTGAGTAAATCCTGAACAAACTGGCCAGGCAGTTTACAAACACCCCTGGGACATAAACCCTATCCTagacattttttccttgcttgcaTCTcttgggaagcagagcaggtACAATCTGGGATGGCTAATGCCACCAGGCAGGGGGCAGCCAAGCTACTGCTTTGGTCTTCATATTACACTTCTGTAACACACAGCATGAGAACAGATTCCTGCTCAGGGAAtgtctacagaaaaaaaaatggatcaGGAAAAACCACTAACCATTTCCTAAAGTGCTTCCTCAGAAAGGGAAACAGGCACAGAAGCTAAAAGGCCCACGGCAGCAAAGCAGATGGAAGAGTCTTCTGACAGAGAGGGACAGTGGAGAGACCGCAGGAGCAGGCCAGAGGAGATCTGTCCTAGCAGGAGAGCTTGACAGCTGCCTTACTTTTGATCATGTTCACATCATTGGCCCCGTCCCCGATGGCCAGGGTGATGGCCTTCTTGTACTTCTTCACCAGCTCCACCACCATGGCCTTCTGCTTGGGGGTCACACGGCAGCAGATCACAGCCCTGCACTCGCAGGCCAGATCAACAAagttcttctgctgctgctccttgtaggcctctgcccttctccttttctcagtttgtttcttcttctcttctgctgttcTGGGGAATTTCAgtttaagtttctttttcttctttttcttctccagcaggatttcattctgtgaaaaaaattaaacttacTATATTTTCTTCTGCACCATTTCCAGTCCTACTCCAGGCACTGCTTAACAACACACCTGAGGTCATTATGCTCCCAGCATCCATTTCTGTCATGCTCAAGCAGACAAAGGAACAGAGTCCTCAGTGAGAGACACTGTAGGCTGGTGGTGCCCCAAAATCCCAAGCACTCGGGAGAACAGCCTTTGTACATACCAGCCAGGAGCCAGTGATGATTAGAGCCCGgtctctgctgccctggaagAATGGCTCGTTCATTCTGAGAGAGGAATGTGGACTGGATCCAGCACTGTTCCTCTGATTTTCCAGCCTCGTCTGAAGGAGAGCActggaaagagagggaaaaactgTACTAAAATGTCAAGGATAAACTTTAAGCTAGGTCAGTCCCAGACTGAAAATCCTGAAAACTAActcctctgtgttttcactTGCCTGGTATCTTCTCCATAGCAGATGGCCGTTTCCTCTGTTAAGAGTTCACAAGAAAATCCAATATTTTCAGCAGTTTctacaaaaaaattaagagaaggAAGTATTTACTGAAAGTACAAGTAATTGTTAGGAGCAGCCAGAAGCACCACAAGTGCTCTTAAGTAATTTCTGATTTACATTTCAGTATGAGAATTCCCTTTCAATGCCACAGTGCAGATGAACAGGAAAACATCCTCCTGTTTTTAGCTGTTTGGCTGTAAGCAACCCCACCTTTTTTATCACCAGTAAGCACCCAGATTCTAATGTCTGCTTTGGAGAGTCTGGAGATAGTTTCTGGAACTCCATCCTGCAGTTTGTCTTCAATAGCTGTTGCACCAAGCAGCTGAAAGGCATTTGAAATACAGGTGGTTAGTAGCACTGAAACgtgtttcttttaatataaGAATTTAAATGTACTAAAAATGTACAATTCCTTACAATCaagtttttttctatttcctcaTACACTTTGTCCAGAGCTTCATCCCGGTGACTTGTAGCTAAACTGGCCTCCACAAACTTTTTATTCCACACTTCAAATTCATCCTGGCTTATGTCTCTATAGCACAGGCAGAGTGTCCTGAGAGTTTCATTTGCAAAgacctgaaaaataattaaaaccacACATATCCACAAAAGAAAACTCTTCATTTGCAATCCAAACATGAGGGTAAGAACATGAGCATTTGACAAGTTTGACAGAACAAGTTTAACTTTAATTGCAGGTTTCCATTTGTCTTAATAgcttaggaaaaggaaattagTAACACTATTGtcagaaagaaacaatttttgttttaaaaagagcatacaaaatacaaacataCATCAAGCGCCTCTTCTGTGGCTTCTCTCTTGACGTTCCTGGGGCGCAGCCGCTCGAAAATCACCGTGTCAGCCCCTTTGCAATACAGCCTGATGGTGCCATCAGACTCTCTTACTGCAGAGGGAAACAGCAGAGGTGGCACCCTTACATCAAGGAACCATTTCAGATTGGATTTTTCAGCCCACTGCCACGTACCAAAGGACAAGGTGGCGTTTCTTCAGTGGGCTTAAACGCGCCCCAGGACTGGTAATTCTTCACCCCAGCTTCCTTTGCACATCCCTTTTCACCCCTAAATAAGTGACCTTCTCCACGCAGGCCGGTGGCAATCAGCTTACCAATGACGGACATCCTCTTCCTGTCGCTGTTGAAATCCAGGATGGCCAGGACATCGTAGGTCCTCTCGACACCCATCTCACTGATGGTGATGGTGTTCTGTGTCCGGGAGAGGAACACGTACCCGAAGTTCCGGGCGGCCGTCACCAGAGCCCCCTCGTCCGGGGAAGCTGCCTGGTAGTGGAGCTGACCTGTAGGATTGCAGCCAGCATCCAGCTGAGGGTGCAGCtggacactgctgcagcacctgccgGCAGGGCACACCGAGAGCAGGGACCACGACCTCCCAAACAGGATCAGTCCTCAGCCTGCTTCCCTTCACATACTAAAGCAGAACTCCACGTTTTCTACCTCAACATCCTAATTTCTCAATCCAgtcatttaaacattttcaaaagaagcTCCAAAAGACAAATCCTTGGCCGGAGACACCAATACAGTGAGAG includes:
- the NARS1 gene encoding asparagine--tRNA ligase, cytoplasmic isoform X1, yielding MAGDVLGRTAALALEELYVSEREGNDSTGDGTQKKPFKTVLKALMTAGKEPFPTIYVDSQKENERWAIISKSQMKNVKKLWHREQMKNEAKEKKEAEDLLRREKNLEEAKKVVIKNDPSLPEPKCVKINALEAYRGQRVKIFGWIHRLRRQGKNLMFIVLRDGTGFLQCVLSDELCQCYNGLVLSTESSVVVYGTLNLLPQGKQAPGGHELSCDYWELIGLAPAGGADNLLNEDSEVDVQLNNRHMMIRGENMSKIFKVRSMVVQAFRDHFFANGYYEVTPPTLVQTQVEGGSTLFKLDYFGEEAYLTQSSQLYLETCLPALGDVFCIAQSYRAEQSRTRRHLAEYTHIEAECPFISFEDLLDRLENLVCDVVDRVLKSPAASLLYDLNPGFQPPKRPFRRMNYAEAIEWLKEHDVKKEDGTYYEFGEDIPEAPERLMTDTINEPILLCRFPAEIKSFYMQRCSDDSRLTESVDVLMPNVGEIVGGSMRIWDSEELLEGYKREGIDPTPYYWYTDQRKYGTCPHGGYGLGLERFLTWILNRHHIRDVCLYPRFVQRCKP
- the NARS1 gene encoding asparagine--tRNA ligase, cytoplasmic isoform X3, giving the protein MAGDVLGRTAALALEELYVSEREGNDSTGDGTQKKPFKTVLKRWAIISKSQMKNVKKLWHREQMKNEAKEKKEAEDLLRREKNLEEAKKVVIKNDPSLPEPKCVKINALEAYRGQRVKIFGWIHRLRRQGKNLMFIVLRDGTGFLQCVLSDELCQCYNGLVLSTESSVVVYGTLNLLPQGKQAPGGHELSCDYWELIGLAPAGGADNLLNEDSEVDVQLNNRHMMIRGENMSKIFKVRSMVVQAFRDHFFANGYYEVTPPTLVQTQVEGGSTLFKLDYFGEEAYLTQSSQLYLETCLPALGDVFCIAQSYRAEQSRTRRHLAEYTHIEAECPFISFEDLLDRLENLVCDVVDRVLKSPAASLLYDLNPGFQPPKRPFRRMNYAEAIEWLKEHDVKKEDGTYYEFGEDIPEAPERLMTDTINEPILLCRFPAEIKSFYMQRCSDDSRLTESVDVLMPNVGEIVGGSMRIWDSEELLEGYKREGIDPTPYYWYTDQRKYGTCPHGGYGLGLERFLTWILNRHHIRDVCLYPRFVQRCKP
- the NARS1 gene encoding asparagine--tRNA ligase, cytoplasmic isoform X4, coding for MAGDVLGRTAALALELYVSEREGNDSTGDGTQKKPFKTVLKRWAIISKSQMKNVKKLWHREQMKNEAKEKKEAEDLLRREKNLEEAKKVVIKNDPSLPEPKCVKINALEAYRGQRVKIFGWIHRLRRQGKNLMFIVLRDGTGFLQCVLSDELCQCYNGLVLSTESSVVVYGTLNLLPQGKQAPGGHELSCDYWELIGLAPAGGADNLLNEDSEVDVQLNNRHMMIRGENMSKIFKVRSMVVQAFRDHFFANGYYEVTPPTLVQTQVEGGSTLFKLDYFGEEAYLTQSSQLYLETCLPALGDVFCIAQSYRAEQSRTRRHLAEYTHIEAECPFISFEDLLDRLENLVCDVVDRVLKSPAASLLYDLNPGFQPPKRPFRRMNYAEAIEWLKEHDVKKEDGTYYEFGEDIPEAPERLMTDTINEPILLCRFPAEIKSFYMQRCSDDSRLTESVDVLMPNVGEIVGGSMRIWDSEELLEGYKREGIDPTPYYWYTDQRKYGTCPHGGYGLGLERFLTWILNRHHIRDVCLYPRFVQRCKP
- the NARS1 gene encoding asparagine--tRNA ligase, cytoplasmic isoform X2; protein product: MAGDVLGRTAALALELYVSEREGNDSTGDGTQKKPFKTVLKALMTAGKEPFPTIYVDSQKENERWAIISKSQMKNVKKLWHREQMKNEAKEKKEAEDLLRREKNLEEAKKVVIKNDPSLPEPKCVKINALEAYRGQRVKIFGWIHRLRRQGKNLMFIVLRDGTGFLQCVLSDELCQCYNGLVLSTESSVVVYGTLNLLPQGKQAPGGHELSCDYWELIGLAPAGGADNLLNEDSEVDVQLNNRHMMIRGENMSKIFKVRSMVVQAFRDHFFANGYYEVTPPTLVQTQVEGGSTLFKLDYFGEEAYLTQSSQLYLETCLPALGDVFCIAQSYRAEQSRTRRHLAEYTHIEAECPFISFEDLLDRLENLVCDVVDRVLKSPAASLLYDLNPGFQPPKRPFRRMNYAEAIEWLKEHDVKKEDGTYYEFGEDIPEAPERLMTDTINEPILLCRFPAEIKSFYMQRCSDDSRLTESVDVLMPNVGEIVGGSMRIWDSEELLEGYKREGIDPTPYYWYTDQRKYGTCPHGGYGLGLERFLTWILNRHHIRDVCLYPRFVQRCKP